The Deltaproteobacteria bacterium genome contains a region encoding:
- a CDS encoding TPM domain-containing protein, producing the protein MRWSAIALTFACLPFFAARGAPKYPDSTGCVVDAAQVLTAGEQGTLRQIASQLDREGLAQLAVAVVRSEDLGDLSRAEYAVELFRRWKLGHSKQGSDGLLLLFVTGPPGKRGLKVEVGYGLEDTLPDGKVGALMDEAAGPHLRKGEFGGAAVALASALARTVEQAAGAGGSLQDRGRSARAKSWLAPGTAIALALLPVAAIFALFLAFVLAYARKRIPGKEANVLVVVSVLTCLPGFVGLVAANAHWLIWALFLTIALAVVDVALYLELQESQCPRDGRWLRRRILWSSLLVEKSCACGYRTEFSFAPGSGRAASTHRTSATTAEGWKGGGGGESGGGGADRQY; encoded by the coding sequence ATGCGCTGGTCCGCCATCGCGCTGACGTTCGCCTGCCTGCCGTTTTTTGCCGCAAGAGGCGCGCCGAAGTATCCCGATTCGACAGGTTGCGTCGTCGATGCAGCGCAGGTCCTGACTGCAGGCGAGCAGGGGACACTCCGACAGATCGCGAGCCAACTCGACCGCGAAGGGCTGGCGCAGCTCGCGGTCGCCGTCGTCCGTTCGGAGGATCTCGGCGATTTGTCGCGCGCAGAGTATGCGGTCGAGCTCTTCCGTCGATGGAAGCTTGGGCACTCGAAACAAGGCTCCGACGGCTTGCTGCTCCTGTTCGTGACCGGCCCTCCGGGAAAACGCGGGCTCAAGGTGGAGGTCGGTTACGGTCTGGAGGACACGCTTCCGGACGGCAAGGTCGGGGCGCTGATGGACGAAGCCGCCGGTCCGCACCTCAGAAAGGGCGAGTTCGGCGGGGCCGCCGTCGCGCTCGCCTCGGCGCTGGCGCGGACGGTGGAGCAAGCAGCGGGCGCCGGAGGGTCCCTGCAGGACCGCGGGCGAAGTGCACGGGCCAAAAGCTGGCTCGCCCCCGGCACCGCGATAGCCCTGGCGCTCCTGCCTGTTGCCGCGATTTTTGCCCTGTTCCTCGCATTCGTACTGGCCTACGCACGCAAGCGGATTCCGGGAAAGGAAGCAAACGTACTGGTGGTGGTGTCGGTGCTGACGTGCCTGCCGGGATTCGTCGGCCTGGTGGCGGCGAATGCGCACTGGTTGATCTGGGCGCTGTTTCTCACCATCGCGCTCGCCGTCGTCGACGTCGCGCTCTACCTGGAGCTGCAGGAAAGCCAGTGCCCGCGCGACGGTCGCTGGCTTCGCCGCCGGATCCTCTGGAGCTCGCTCCTGGTCGAGAAGAGTTGCGCTTGCGGCTATCGGACGGAGTTCTCCTTCGCGCCCGGTTCGGGCCGGGCTGCCTCGACCCACCGGACGTCGGCGACCACCGCCGAAGGCTGGAAAGGAGGAGGCGGCGGCGAGTCCGGCGGAGGGGGAGCGGATCGGCAGTACTGA